The following proteins are encoded in a genomic region of Cryptomeria japonica chromosome 11, Sugi_1.0, whole genome shotgun sequence:
- the LOC131051519 gene encoding cold-responsive protein kinase 1 isoform X4: MEEGVLKDGTEVAVKQLSAVSKQGVREFLSEIATISAIKHENLVMLHGCCIEEDHRILVYGYLENNSISHALFGSSNGAINLDWQTRSKICIGTACGLVYLHEELAPYIVHRDIKASNILLDGDLNPRIADFGLAKLFPDNITHVSTRVAGTIGYLAPEYGLRGHLTRKADVYSFGVLVLEIISGRRNMNTSLSGFDKGFMHGHPGIIVLQTWDLYEENRLLELVDPRLDEYPEEEALLFIKVALWCTQATPTFRPTMSQVVTMLSEGQTFANKRLSRPGFISDLQDLKIGAS, translated from the exons GGAGTCTTGAAGGATGGTACAGAGGTTGCAGTAAAGCAGCTTTCTGCAGTATCAAAACAAGGTGTCCGTGAGTTTTTAAGCGAGATAGCTACAATCTCTGCAATCAAACATGAAAATCTTGTCATGCTACATGGGTGTTGCATAGAAGAAGATCATCGGATTTTGGTGTATGGATATCTGGAGAATAATAGCATTTCACATGCTTTATTTG GTTCCAGTAATGGTGCAATAAACCTGGATTGGCAAACAAGGTCCAAAATTTGTATTGGAACTGCATGCGGTTTAGTATATCTTCATGAGGAACTTGCACCTTATATTGTACACCGAGATATTAAAGCTAGCAACATTCTCCTTGATGGGGATCTGAATCCTAGGATTGCAGATTTTGGTCTGGCTAAACTTTTCCCAGATAATATTACACATGTTAGCACACGAGTTGCTGGAACAAT TGGTTATCTGGCTCCGGAATATGGCTTGCGTGGGCATTTAACAAGAAAGGCAGATGTCTATAGCTTCGGGGTACTTGTACTTGAAATTATCAGTGGCAGACGCAATATGAACACAAGCCTATCAG GTTTTGATAAAGGATTTATGCATGGCCATCCTGGTATAATTGTTTTACAGACGTGGGATTTATATGAGGAAAACAGATTGCTAGAGTTGGTGGATCCAAGGTTAGACGAGTACCCAGAAGAAGAAGCCTTACTGTTCATTAAGGTCGCTCTTTGGTGCACTCAAGCTACACCCACATTCAGACCGACCATGTCTCAAGTCGTAACAATGCTTTCAGAAGGGCAAACCTTTGCCAACAAGCGCCTCTCGCGACCTGGTTTCATCTCAGACCTACAAGATTTGAAAATAGGCGCATCGTAA